The Nitrospinota bacterium region GAACCTGAGGTCCATTCCGATTCACGAGGTTCTTTTTACGAGAGTTATGTCCAAAAAAAATATCAAGCGCATGGTATCAATTGTGAATTTATTCAAGACAATCATTCACTGTCAAAAAAAGGAGTGCTGAGAGGTCTGCATTTTCAGGAGAACCCAGGCCAGGCCAAACTGGTACGGGTCACTCGGGGAGAAGTGTTTGATGTGGCTGTGGATATCCGAAAAAATTCTCCAACGTTCGGTAAATGGAGCGGGGTGTGTCTTTCCGCAGAAAATCATCGGCAACTTTACATCCCTATCGGGTTTGCGCATGGGTTTTGCGTATTGAGTGAAACCGCGGAATTTCTTTATAAATGTTCGGAATATTACGCTCCCTCCGGCGAGCGGGGTATCCTCTGGAACGACCCTGATATTGGAATCGCCTG contains the following coding sequences:
- the rfbC gene encoding dTDP-4-dehydrorhamnose 3,5-epimerase, translating into MKVTKTELEGVLIIEPEVHSDSRGSFYESYVQKKYQAHGINCEFIQDNHSLSKKGVLRGLHFQENPGQAKLVRVTRGEVFDVAVDIRKNSPTFGKWSGVCLSAENHRQLYIPIGFAHGFCVLSETAEFLYKCSEYYAPSGERGILWNDPDIGIAWPITDPILSEKDTRLPRLRDI